CAGCAGGCGCAGGGTGCCGTCAGCGTCGAGGGAGGCGCGGTCACCCGAGACCACCACCCGTTCGCCGGCCACCTCGGGGAAGGTCTTCGCCGTCGCCGCCTCGTCGTTGAAGTAGCCGAGCGGAATCCGGCCGTTGCGGGCCACCCAGCCCACCTCGCTGTCACCGGGAGCCAGGAAGCGGGAGTAGTCGTCGGCGAGCACCAGGCCACCGGCGCGCAGCTGGAAGGTTTCGGCGGTCGGGGTTTCGCGCTGGGTATGGCCGAATCCCATGTTGCCGGTCTCCGAGGACCCGAACCCGTTGATGACGGTGATCTGCGGGATGTGCTCCAGCAGTGCACGTTGATGTTTCGGGTTGGTCGCGGCACCGCCGGTGCCGATCGCGAACATCGCCGACAGGTCGTAGGAGCGCCGGCCCAACTCCTCGACGATCGGTCCGGCGTAGGCATCGCCCACCATCGTCATCAGCCCGACCTTCTCCCGCTGCGCGGTTTCGAGCACCGCACGTGGGTCGAAACGTGGCTTGGTGTCGTGCAGCACCACAGTCTGACCGGACAACAAGCCGGAGAACGCGGTCCACATCCCGGCGGCATGCATCAACGGCGACACAGCGAACCACGGCGGGCCTGCGTTGGCCACCTTGGCGTGGATTTCGCCCACCTGGTCGTGGTCGGCGCCGTTCATCGATGACACGTAGATGTCGGCCTGGCGCCACATCACCCCTTTGGGACGGCCGGTCGTGCCGCCCGTGCAGACCATGAGCAGATCGTCGGGTGACGGGGCGATGTCGCGGTCGGTATCCCCCTGCGCCAGCGCATCTTCCAGTCTCACGGCATTCGGCAGCTCGGTACCGTCGCCGTCGTCGACGGAGATCAGCACCTCGGCGACACCATCACCGAGCACGTCGGCGAACTTGTCCCCGAGTGAGCGGTGGTAGATCACCGCACGCGGTTTCAGGTAGGCCAGCAGGTCGGCCACCTCGCCCGGTGTGTAGTAGTAGTTCACGTTCACCGGGACGGTGCGCGCCTTGAGGCAGCCGATCACCACCTCGGGGTACCGGTCGTTGTGCATGACCAGCGCGACAACGTCCTGACCGCACTCCCAGCGGTTCAGATCCCGACGTTCCCGGAACGCGCCCAGCCCGCGCGAGGCAAGGTAGTTCGCCAGCCGGCGGGTCAGGTCAGCGCCCTGCGCGAAGGTGGTGCGGCGATCGCCGCACACCGTCATCTCGCGGTCGGGCACCGCCTCGGCGATCGCATCGACGACGGCGCCGATCGTCCATTCGACCATGGCGGCGGCTAGACCGACACCAGGCCCGCGACGCCAGGCGCGGTCCGGGTCGGGTCACCCAGAAGCTCAAGAGCGTTGTCCCGCATGACTTTTCTGGTGTCCTCGAGGCTGAACTCCGGGAACTGCGGGATGTCGGCGGTGAAGGTGGTCGGGTCGGCCAGGCCCTCGCCGTGCGGCCAGTCCGAGCCGAACAGGATCTTGTCCACACCGATGGTGTCGGCGAGCAGCTTCACGTCGTCCTCGTAGTACGGCGCGATCCAGACGTTGTTGCGCAGCTGCTCGACCGGATCCTCCTTGAAGTGGTACGGCGCATTGTTGGCCGCCTTCTTCAGCCGCTTGATCAGCCGGTAGACGAAGTACGAGCCGTTCTCGATGCTGCACACCTTGAGCTTGGGATGCCGGGTGAAGACCTGGTGCACGATCATCGAGGCCATGGTGTCGTGAATCGCGCGGTCATCCATGATCACCATGTCGAGCGGGTCGCGCTTGCCGAACCCCTTGAATACGCCGCTGCCGCCCCACAACGCCGGGACCGCCATGTATCCGGAGTCCGACAGATGGAAGACCACGGCGACACCGGCCTCGGCCAGGCGGGCCCACACCGGATCGTGCGACGGGTCCCCCAGGGACCGCGGCCGGACCGCACCCGGTACCGGTGCCGGCCGCACACACACCAGCTTGGCGCCGCGGCCGATCACGAACTCGACTTCCTCGACCGCCTTGACCGGGTCCGCCAGCGAGATGATGGGCGCGGACACGAACCGTCCGTCGGGCCGGTCGAAGCCCCAGTCTTCGTCCAGCCACAGGTTGAAAGCGTGTACTGACGCCATGGTGGCCTCGATGTCGTGCTTGAGCCCCTCCTCCACGCCACACGCGAAAGTCGGCAGCATGAAGACGGTTTCGAGGCGCTGACGGTCGAGCACCTTCACCCGCGCATCGCGATTCTGGTATTCGGGATGATCGGAGAGCCGGTCGACCTTCATCAGGGAAGCCGGGTCCACGCCTTCGGGGATCTCGCCGCGGAACAGCAGGTCCAGGCAGCCCGGTTCGATGATCGGGTCGAAGGTCGGGTTGGGGATGAAGTGGTTGACCGTTCCGCCCATCACCGCCAACGTGCGTTTGCCGTCCTGCACCATCTGAACACCACGGCTCCGGAACTCCTTGGGCAGGTGCCGGGTGAACGCATCGATCGGCTCGTAGTAGTGGTTGTCGACGTCGACGGCAAGGTACGGAAGCCGTTCGGGAGCTTCGGGCATGTCAGCAACCTTCTTTCAGGGGCGGGAAATTCGGGGGCCGTTTTTCGAAGAATGCGGTGATGCCCTCGACGAGATCGGGGCGGACCATGGACTCGTGCATGAGTTTCTCGGCCCGGTCACTCACGTCGGCGACGTTGTCGTTGGCGTCGCCGTAGAGCTGACGCTTGATCACCGCCATGGACGCCGGAGAGCAGTTGCGGGCCAGATCCTCGGCATACTCCAGGGCGCGGCCCAGTAGGTTCTCGGGCGCCACAACCTCTTTCACCAATCCGAGCTGGGCCGCTTCCTCGGCGAGGAAGGTCCGGCCACTCAAGAGCAGGTCCGCCGAGGCACCCCAGCCGGCCAGCCGCGGCAGGATCCAGGTGATGCCGTATTCGCCGATCAGTCCCCGGCGTGGGAAGGCGGTGGCGAATTTCGCTCCGGCCGCGGCGAATCGGACGTCGCACATCAGCGCGTGGGTGAGGCCGATGCCGACGCAGGCGCCGTTGATGGCGGCGATGACCGGCTTGCGCAATTCGGTGAGGAAATGCGGGTGGCGCTCGCCGACAATCTTGCTGACGTCGGTGTCCTCGGTGATGCCGGCGCCCAGGTCCTGCATGGCGCCCATGTAGGCACCGGCGCAGAATCCGCGCCCACTCCCGGTCAGCACGATCGCCCGAACCGCGCGATCGGCCTCGGCGCGATCGAAATTCGCGTAGACGCCGGCAGAGATGTCCGCACCCCACGAGTTCAGCCGGTCCGGACGGTTCAGCGTGATGACGGCGACACCGGCATCTGTCGTCTCGTAGAGCACCGCATCGGTTCCCACGCTGTCGGCGACCGTCATGCGCCGCTACCTCCCCGAAGCCACACCAGCCGTTCAGACATACATACTGTATACCTATCGGTAGTGCATTCCGCAAGCCTGGTGTTGGCGTCGCGACCTGCGCAAAGACGGTTCAGGCGTCGATCAAACCGAGCTTCCGGTAAGCAGTCTCGATCTGGACCTTGGCCGCATCCGGCAGCGGCGCCTGGGGCGGACGGGAATGCGGGTAATCGCCGATGGGCAGCCCCAGCACCGAGGCCGCGTGCTTGAACGCGTCGGCCCAGTGGGTGAAGTAGTCGGCTCGACCCGGGTAACACGTGAACCAGGACCCCATGTCGAAGCTGAACTGATCCAGTCCGGACTCCCGGCCGAAGTCCATCGCCTCGATCAGCCGGTCGGCGTACACCAGGTCCCAGTACTCGGTGAAGATGCGGCGTTGCGGGGTCTCGTACAGGTACCCCGCCGTGCCCAGCTGGGCCGGGCACACGATGCCGTCCCGAAGCCAGCCCGCCCGGTACACGGTGGTGTCGCATTCCCAGACCGCCAGGTACGGCGCCAGCTCATGTAGACGGCGGCTCGCGGCCGGCCGGAAGGCGCCCTCCTTGGTGGCGCACACCGCCGGGATCGCCTCGGCGATCCGGGCACTTTCCTCCGGTGTGAGCACATAACCGGAGGACGGCGAGTTGAACATCCCGAGGGCGATGTCCGTGCGATCGGCGACGTATCGGAAGAAGCGCAGCACACCCTCTCCGGCGTGTGCCTCCATCATGGGCGTCTGGATGTAGACGATGTCGGCGCCGGCCTGTTGCGCATGCCGGGTGAGCTCCACGCAGTCCTTGGCCGAGGTCGCCGCGGTGCAGGCCTGGATCACGACATCCGGGTTGGCGCGTCGCCCCTCGTCGATCGCCACCTCGAGCAGCTGCTTGCGCTCGGCCAGGGTCAGGGCCCAGAACTCGGCCAAACCGCTGGTACACCACAGCATCTGGTGACCGAGGTCGCCGACGCAATAGCGCACGAGGTACCGGTAGGCATCCCAGTCGATGTCGTCGCCGTCGGCGCCGCTGAACGGGGTGTATAGCGAATCACCGATTCCGCGCAGTGCGTGACGGGCCCAGTCTCGCGCTTCGCCTGCCGTTGCCATCCAACCCCCTAGATGAAGTCTGACCCACCGTCCACGTTGACGTTGGCCCCGGTCATGTACGAGTTGCGCCTGGAAGCGAGAAATGCTGCGACCGGACCGATTTCGCCGGGAAGTCCGGCACGTGGCAAATGGGCGGGATGACCGAAATGCTCGTCGATGGCCGCCATCAACGCATACGGGTCGTTGCCGTCGACACCTACGGTGTCAGCCCAACCACGCAGCGCTTCCGACGAGATGCTGCCCGGGGACACCACGTTGACCATGATCTCGTCCTTCGCCAGCAACAGCGACAGATTCTTGGACACGCTGTTCACGGCCGCCTTGGCCGCCGTGTACGCCGGCAGCCGGGTGCTCTGCCGCTGGGTGGAATGGGCCGAGAAGTTGACGACGCGCGCCCATTCGGCCTTGCGTAGCAACGGCAATGCCGCCCGCACACACCGCACCATACCCATCAGACCGGCATCGAACGCTTCCTGCCACTGGTCGTCGGTCAGCTCCTCGAAGTTGCCCGCGGCGCCCGGACCGACCGTGTTGATCAAGGCGTTCAGTTCACCCCATCGCTCGCCCACCGCGGCGAAGGCCCGCTCGACCTGGGAGCCGTCCGAGGTGTCGGCGACGATGGGCACCGCCTCCGGCGATCCGAGGCGGGTCAGCTCCGTTGCGGCAGCGTCGAGCACGTCGCGGGAACGACCCACGATCGCGATCCGCGCGCCATCCTCGGCCAGGCATTGCGCGGTCGCGAAGCCCATTCCGCGGCCACCGCCCACGACGACGGTGGCCGCACCCGCGAATCCCAGATCCATGGGATGGTCAGGAACCGGTCCAATTGGGGGCGCGCTTCTCGGCGAAGGCGATGGCCCCCTCCTTGGCGTCGTTCGAGGAGAACACCGGTGCGAGCAGTTCGCCCTGCTTCTTCCACATCTCGTCGGCCGACCACTCCGAGGACGAGGCGATGATCTCCTTGGTCACCGCCACGGCCAGCGGACCGTTGGCCGTGATCCGATCGGCGAGCTCGAGCGCGCCGTCGAGCGCGCCGCCGGGCTCGGTCAGCTTGTTGACGAAGCCCCACGCGGCGGCTTCTTCGGCGGTGAAGCTGTCACCGGTGAGCGCGAGTTCCATGGCCTTCTGGTACGGGATGCGCTGGTGCAGACGCAGCAGTCCGCCACCGCCGGCCACCAGACCACGCTTGACCTCGGGAATGCCGAACTTGGCGACCTTGGAGGCGACCACCAGATCGGTCGCCAGCACCAACTCGGTCCCGCCGGCGAGCGCGAACCCTTCGACGGCGGCGATCAGCGGCTTGCGCGGCGGGCGCTCGGTGAATCCCGCCCCGCGACCAGGAACGTACGGCAGCTCACCCGAAGCGAACGCCTTGAGGTCCATCCCGGCACAGAAGTTTCCACCCGCACCGGTGAGAACGGCCACCGACAGCTCGGGGGTGTCATCGAGTTCGTCCATGGCTTCGGCGAGCCCTTGCACCACCGCAAGGTTGAACGCATTGCGCGCTTCCGGACGATTGATCGTGATGACGAGCGTGCGACCCCGACGCTCCCGCAAAACTACTTCCGACACCAAATGCCCCTTCGCTATGCGCAGCCCGATACCCCGGAAAAGCCTACTATAGGTATTACAGTACAAAGACGGCGCCCCGCGGTACACGCTCGAGCGACGCCTCGGCGCGAGTGGCGGAAGGCCACCACGGAAGGGCTACCGGTAAGGTTGACAGCGACAAGACCCCGCGACACGCGCGCATAGGCGCAGTTCAGGTGGCGGCCGGCGGTAAATTCACCTGCGATTGAGCCGCGGCACAGGGACGACTTGAACAGAATCTATTCGATGGAGGTGCCCGCAGTGGCAAAGCAGCCGACCGCTGAGAAACGTCAACGGCGCGAACGTGGGTCCATCAATCCTGACGACATCATCGCCGGCGCTTTCGAACTCGCCGAGCAGGTGTCGATCGACAACCTCAGCATGCCGCTGCTCGGCAAACATCTCGGCGTCGGTGTCACGAGCATCTACTGGTACTTCCGCAAGAAGGACGATCTGCTCAACGCGATGACCGACCGCGCACTGCGCCAGTTCGTCGTCGCCACCCCCTATGTGGAGGCCAAGGACTGGCGTGAGTCACTGGCCAACCACGCCAGGACCATGCGAAAAGCCTTCATGGGTAACCCGATCCTGTGTGATCTCATTCTCATTCGGTCGGCACTGAGTCCCCGGGCCGCACGCCTGGGGGTGCAGGAGATGGAGACCGCGATCTCCGGGCTGGTCGAGGCCGGGCTGTCGGTCGAGGACGCCTTCGACACGTATTCGGCCGTGTCCGTACACGTCCGCGGGTCGGTTGTGCTGCACCGTCTGTATGAGAAGAACCGGGCCAACGACAACGCCCCCGGCGACTACGAAGAGACCATGGTGATCGACCCCGAGATCACCCCGCTGCTGGCCCAGGTCACCAGCGAGGGACACCGCATCGGGGCGGCCGACGAGAAGAACTTCGAGTACGGCCTCGAATGCATCCTCGACCACGCAGCGGCCCGGATCGAGGCCAACACCGGTAAGGCGAAGAAGACGCCCGCCCGGCGCAAGGCCGCGGCCAGCTGACTCTGCGTCCACGGCGCATCCTTCTCGGATACTCGCGCCGGGGACGCAGAGCCGACCATCGTCTAGACCTCGATGACCAGGCCGCCGCCCTGACCGCCACCAGCGCACATCGCGGCCACGCCGATACCGCCACCGCGACGCTGCAGTTCGTAGATCAGCGTGGTGACCATGCGTGCACCGGACGCCGAGATCGGGTGGCCAAGGCTGCATCCGCTGCCGGAGAAGTTCACCAGCTCCTCGTCGATGCCGTACTTGCGCACCGCGGCGATCGGCACCGAGGCGAAGGCCTCGTTGATCTCCCACAGCGCGACATCCGACGGCTTGAGCCCGGCGCGGTCCAAGACCTTGCCGATCACCTCGACGCCGCCGAGGCCGGTGTCACGCGCGGCGACGCCGACCGCACCCCAGGCCCTGACCTTGGCCATCACGTTGAGATTCTCCGCGGCCGCATAGTCGTCGCCGACCAGGGCGACAGCAGCGGCAGCGTCGTTGGTGCCGCTGCTGTTGCCCGCGGTGATGGAGAATCCTTCGATCTCCGGGTGCAGGACCTTGAGTTCGGCGAGCTTCTCCGCGGTGGTGCCGCGGCGCGGGTGCTCGTCGACGCTGAACTCGATGACTGAGCCATCGGGTTGGCTGACCTTCAGTGGCACGATCTCGTCGAGGAACTTGCCCGCGTCGATCGCGGCGATGGCCCGCTGGTGCGACCGCGCGGCCCAGGCATCCATGTCCTCACGGGTGATCCCGGCCGCTTGCGCGGTGTTCCAGCCGACCGTGATCGACATGTCGCGCATCGGCGCATCCGGGGTCTCGACGTGCGTCGGCGTCATCCAGGGCTCGATGAACTCGATCTCGGGACCGAATCCCGGAACCCGCCACTTCATCAGTGGCGACGACGACAGGGACTGCACACCGCCGGCCACCAGGACCCGCTCCATGCCGGAGCCGATCTGGGCCGACGCGTTGCCGATCGCGGTGAGCGATCCCGCGCAGTGCCGGTTGACGGCCTGACCGGGTACCGACTGCCAGCCCAGCGCATCGGCTGCGTAGCGCGCGATATCGCCGCCGCCGTAGTTGGATTCGGCGAAGATCAGATCGTCGATGGCCTCCGGGGCGATGCCCGCGCGGCGCACGACCTCGGGCAGCACCGTGGTGATCAGGGTTTCCGGCGGGGTGTTGACCAGCGTTCCCTTGAAGGAGCGGCCGATCGCGGTGCGGGCAGCGCCCACGATGACGGGTGTTGGCATGGATCCACCTTTACGCTATGTCGAGTTTATGTAACGGTATCAGGACGGGCTTCTACTGCGGTTCGGGGACGTGGAAATGTTCGTCGCGCAGCCGGAACGCTTCCTTCGTGCCATGTTGAGCGCGGGTCTTGACGAAGTTGAACTCACCCGGCGAGAACTGCAGGTTGGTGCCGTAGGCGTGGAAGATGTAACTCGCCACCTCCTCGCCCTGATAGGCCTGACTCTGCTCGACCAGCCGGAATGCCTCCTTGGCGATCACCACGCCGTCGGCCGGCATCTTGGCCGCCTTGGCGGCCCAGTACTGCGCGCGGGCCGTCACCTGATCGGCGTCACACGTGTCGGTGAAGATGCCGAGGTGCTCGATCGAGCCGGCCTCGACGATGTCCCCCGTCAGCAGCATCCGCCGGGCCAGCACCGGCCCGAGACGGTGGAAGAACATGTGCAGGCTGCCCAGCGCCGGACCGAGGAACCGGGTGGCCGGCATCCCGATCTTGGTATCGCGGGCGATCACCGAGATATCCGTCATCAACGCCATCTCGAAGCCACCGCCGAGTGCGTAGCCACTGATCTCCCCCACGGTGACCTTCGGGAAACCCATGAAGTTGTGATAGAAGCCAAACGACTTGCGGTCCACGGTAAGTCGGCGTCGCTGGCTGGGACGTGACTTCTTCTGCGCTTCGGGCGCTTCTGCCCCATACCAACCGTAGGCGTTGTTCATGTCCGCCCCGGTGCTGAACACCCCCTCGGCGCCACGCAGCAGCACCACGGTGAGGTCGTCGTCCTCGGCCACGATGTCGAGGTAGCGGGCGATCTCGTCGCGCATGGCCGCGTCGTAGGAGTTGCGCTGCTTCGGATTGTTCAGCGTGATGGTGGCGATGCGGTGATCCGCATCGACCTCGAACAGCACCCGGTCATCTGTCATGCGAAATCAACCTCGCTTCAATGGTTTTGTCGTTGCCTGCGGCCAACGTGGTGCGCCGCGCGGCGGAGAGATGGTCGCCGGCGAGCCTGGTCGCCCGGGCGGTGTTGCCGTCGGCGATCGCGTCCACCAGGCGCTGGTGATCCCGCAGCGCGGCCCGCATGGTCGACGCCGACATCCCCGCCTCGCCTTCACCGGTCCACACCCCCGACTCGTGCGTCGACCAGATCAGTTCCAGCGAGCCGATCAGCAAGATCATCGGCTCATTGCCGCACCGGGACACCAGCGCCTCGTGGAATCGCCGGGCGTTGGGGACATACTGCGAGGCGTCGTCGAAGTTCGCTGTCTGACAGTCGATCTCCGCCTGAAGATAGGGCACCACCTCGGTGGCGCGGTCCGCGCGGGCGGCGCACATGCCCGCACAGATCGGCTCCAGGTGCAGCAGGGCCTCGCTGACATCCGCCGGCGTGGCGGCACGGGCCTGCAGCACCATGCCGATCATGTGGGCGGTGCGCTCCGCCGAGGGCATCTGCACCACCGCCCCGCCGACGTTTCCGCGGCGCACCGAGATCAGCCCGTCGGTCTCCAGCAGATGGATCGCCTCACGCAACGCGGGCGGACTCACCCCGAACTCCTGGAACAGGCTCTCCTGCGTGGGCAGGATGTCCCCTTCGCGCAGCCGGCCGGACAGGATGTCGTCGCGCAGTTTCGACGCGACGATGTCGGCAACCCGGGGCTGCCGGATGCGCCGGGCGCGTCCTTCCATCGACGACCTTTCCTTGCTAACTTGTACAAGATAGTAACCGCATCGCCTACTGTATGGGCAACTGTATGGATTGGGAAAGGCTGGAATCCAGGTGAGTGACGGTTCGGTGACCACGTCCCGCGCGGACTCAACACTGTGCATCACCCTCGACCGGCCGTCGCGGCGTAACTCGTTGAGCCACCAGATGATCGACGATCTGGTCGACGTCCTGACCGCCGCCGCCTATGACGACTCGCTGCGGGCCATCGCCCTCACCGGGACCGGTGAGGACTTCTGCACCGGGGCCGACTGGGTCGCCACCAACGATTCAGGCCGACGCCCGCGTACCGGCGACCTGGTGCGGCGGATCCCGCACACCGCACACCGCGTCATCGAACTCGTCAGCACCATCCAGCTGCCGGTGGTGTGCGCAGTCCGGGGCTGGGCGGTGGGACTGGGCTGCAACCTCGCCCTCGCCGCCGACTTCACCATCGCCGACAGCGGGGCGACATTCTGGGAG
Above is a window of Mycolicibacterium boenickei DNA encoding:
- a CDS encoding acyl-CoA synthetase; this translates as MVEWTIGAVVDAIAEAVPDREMTVCGDRRTTFAQGADLTRRLANYLASRGLGAFRERRDLNRWECGQDVVALVMHNDRYPEVVIGCLKARTVPVNVNYYYTPGEVADLLAYLKPRAVIYHRSLGDKFADVLGDGVAEVLISVDDGDGTELPNAVRLEDALAQGDTDRDIAPSPDDLLMVCTGGTTGRPKGVMWRQADIYVSSMNGADHDQVGEIHAKVANAGPPWFAVSPLMHAAGMWTAFSGLLSGQTVVLHDTKPRFDPRAVLETAQREKVGLMTMVGDAYAGPIVEELGRRSYDLSAMFAIGTGGAATNPKHQRALLEHIPQITVINGFGSSETGNMGFGHTQRETPTAETFQLRAGGLVLADDYSRFLAPGDSEVGWVARNGRIPLGYFNDEAATAKTFPEVAGERVVVSGDRASLDADGTLRLLGRDSLVVNTGGEKVFVEEIEEALRAHPHVVDALAVGRPSERWGEEVVALVSVRDAVDVAALREHCGTRLARFKLPKDVLFVEEIRRLGNGKADYRWAKRLASQQAEIKA
- a CDS encoding amidohydrolase family protein codes for the protein MPEAPERLPYLAVDVDNHYYEPIDAFTRHLPKEFRSRGVQMVQDGKRTLAVMGGTVNHFIPNPTFDPIIEPGCLDLLFRGEIPEGVDPASLMKVDRLSDHPEYQNRDARVKVLDRQRLETVFMLPTFACGVEEGLKHDIEATMASVHAFNLWLDEDWGFDRPDGRFVSAPIISLADPVKAVEEVEFVIGRGAKLVCVRPAPVPGAVRPRSLGDPSHDPVWARLAEAGVAVVFHLSDSGYMAVPALWGGSGVFKGFGKRDPLDMVIMDDRAIHDTMASMIVHQVFTRHPKLKVCSIENGSYFVYRLIKRLKKAANNAPYHFKEDPVEQLRNNVWIAPYYEDDVKLLADTIGVDKILFGSDWPHGEGLADPTTFTADIPQFPEFSLEDTRKVMRDNALELLGDPTRTAPGVAGLVSV
- a CDS encoding enoyl-CoA hydratase — protein: MTVADSVGTDAVLYETTDAGVAVITLNRPDRLNSWGADISAGVYANFDRAEADRAVRAIVLTGSGRGFCAGAYMGAMQDLGAGITEDTDVSKIVGERHPHFLTELRKPVIAAINGACVGIGLTHALMCDVRFAAAGAKFATAFPRRGLIGEYGITWILPRLAGWGASADLLLSGRTFLAEEAAQLGLVKEVVAPENLLGRALEYAEDLARNCSPASMAVIKRQLYGDANDNVADVSDRAEKLMHESMVRPDLVEGITAFFEKRPPNFPPLKEGC
- a CDS encoding dihydrodipicolinate synthase family protein, whose product is MATAGEARDWARHALRGIGDSLYTPFSGADGDDIDWDAYRYLVRYCVGDLGHQMLWCTSGLAEFWALTLAERKQLLEVAIDEGRRANPDVVIQACTAATSAKDCVELTRHAQQAGADIVYIQTPMMEAHAGEGVLRFFRYVADRTDIALGMFNSPSSGYVLTPEESARIAEAIPAVCATKEGAFRPAASRRLHELAPYLAVWECDTTVYRAGWLRDGIVCPAQLGTAGYLYETPQRRIFTEYWDLVYADRLIEAMDFGRESGLDQFSFDMGSWFTCYPGRADYFTHWADAFKHAASVLGLPIGDYPHSRPPQAPLPDAAKVQIETAYRKLGLIDA
- a CDS encoding SDR family NAD(P)-dependent oxidoreductase, producing the protein MDLGFAGAATVVVGGGRGMGFATAQCLAEDGARIAIVGRSRDVLDAAATELTRLGSPEAVPIVADTSDGSQVERAFAAVGERWGELNALINTVGPGAAGNFEELTDDQWQEAFDAGLMGMVRCVRAALPLLRKAEWARVVNFSAHSTQRQSTRLPAYTAAKAAVNSVSKNLSLLLAKDEIMVNVVSPGSISSEALRGWADTVGVDGNDPYALMAAIDEHFGHPAHLPRAGLPGEIGPVAAFLASRRNSYMTGANVNVDGGSDFI
- a CDS encoding crotonase/enoyl-CoA hydratase family protein gives rise to the protein MSEVVLRERRGRTLVITINRPEARNAFNLAVVQGLAEAMDELDDTPELSVAVLTGAGGNFCAGMDLKAFASGELPYVPGRGAGFTERPPRKPLIAAVEGFALAGGTELVLATDLVVASKVAKFGIPEVKRGLVAGGGGLLRLHQRIPYQKAMELALTGDSFTAEEAAAWGFVNKLTEPGGALDGALELADRITANGPLAVAVTKEIIASSSEWSADEMWKKQGELLAPVFSSNDAKEGAIAFAEKRAPNWTGS
- a CDS encoding TetR/AcrR family transcriptional regulator, giving the protein MEVPAVAKQPTAEKRQRRERGSINPDDIIAGAFELAEQVSIDNLSMPLLGKHLGVGVTSIYWYFRKKDDLLNAMTDRALRQFVVATPYVEAKDWRESLANHARTMRKAFMGNPILCDLILIRSALSPRAARLGVQEMETAISGLVEAGLSVEDAFDTYSAVSVHVRGSVVLHRLYEKNRANDNAPGDYEETMVIDPEITPLLAQVTSEGHRIGAADEKNFEYGLECILDHAAARIEANTGKAKKTPARRKAAAS
- a CDS encoding thiolase family protein, translated to MPTPVIVGAARTAIGRSFKGTLVNTPPETLITTVLPEVVRRAGIAPEAIDDLIFAESNYGGGDIARYAADALGWQSVPGQAVNRHCAGSLTAIGNASAQIGSGMERVLVAGGVQSLSSSPLMKWRVPGFGPEIEFIEPWMTPTHVETPDAPMRDMSITVGWNTAQAAGITREDMDAWAARSHQRAIAAIDAGKFLDEIVPLKVSQPDGSVIEFSVDEHPRRGTTAEKLAELKVLHPEIEGFSITAGNSSGTNDAAAAVALVGDDYAAAENLNVMAKVRAWGAVGVAARDTGLGGVEVIGKVLDRAGLKPSDVALWEINEAFASVPIAAVRKYGIDEELVNFSGSGCSLGHPISASGARMVTTLIYELQRRGGGIGVAAMCAGGGQGGGLVIEV
- a CDS encoding enoyl-CoA hydratase/isomerase family protein encodes the protein MTDDRVLFEVDADHRIATITLNNPKQRNSYDAAMRDEIARYLDIVAEDDDLTVVLLRGAEGVFSTGADMNNAYGWYGAEAPEAQKKSRPSQRRRLTVDRKSFGFYHNFMGFPKVTVGEISGYALGGGFEMALMTDISVIARDTKIGMPATRFLGPALGSLHMFFHRLGPVLARRMLLTGDIVEAGSIEHLGIFTDTCDADQVTARAQYWAAKAAKMPADGVVIAKEAFRLVEQSQAYQGEEVASYIFHAYGTNLQFSPGEFNFVKTRAQHGTKEAFRLRDEHFHVPEPQ
- a CDS encoding FadR/GntR family transcriptional regulator, which encodes MEGRARRIRQPRVADIVASKLRDDILSGRLREGDILPTQESLFQEFGVSPPALREAIHLLETDGLISVRRGNVGGAVVQMPSAERTAHMIGMVLQARAATPADVSEALLHLEPICAGMCAARADRATEVVPYLQAEIDCQTANFDDASQYVPNARRFHEALVSRCGNEPMILLIGSLELIWSTHESGVWTGEGEAGMSASTMRAALRDHQRLVDAIADGNTARATRLAGDHLSAARRTTLAAGNDKTIEARLISHDR
- a CDS encoding enoyl-CoA hydratase/isomerase family protein, translating into MSDGSVTTSRADSTLCITLDRPSRRNSLSHQMIDDLVDVLTAAAYDDSLRAIALTGTGEDFCTGADWVATNDSGRRPRTGDLVRRIPHTAHRVIELVSTIQLPVVCAVRGWAVGLGCNLALAADFTIADSGATFWEPFMSRGFTPDSGATWLLPRLAGVARAKRMLLLGEKVTGSQAADWGLIHDAVAADEVDTAVDSLLARLAAGPTVAIGLAKQAIAYGQHATLSQSLNQELSNLELSCRTADFKEGLAAFRERRDPDFQGR